In the Pongo abelii isolate AG06213 chromosome 18, NHGRI_mPonAbe1-v2.0_pri, whole genome shotgun sequence genome, CAACCAgacctccccaccctgccccgtTTCAGGAGATTCTAGCCTGGCTATTACCACCTCGACAGGTAGCAAGTCTCTGCTCTTCTCTAAGCCTCggtctcctcatctgcaaagcaAAAGCATCTTGAAGGAGTCTGAGCCTGGTGGTGGGGATCCCCTGCTGCCCCACCCAGCTCTGCTTCTGGCTGATCAAGGGGGCCACTGTTTGGGCCTTGGTTTCTCCATCTGTACCACAAAGAGGTTGGACTAGGTAGCTCCTGGGTCCCCTCCCTTGCAACAGTGACCTCCTAAGATCACCAGATTCCAACAAGCAGGGCCTGGCACCAAGGAGACAAGCCTGGACTTTAGGCTCACTCGCTTACCCACCCGAGCCTCCCTCGAACAGTGCCCGGGAAGTGGAGCAGAAAGACGGCCCTAGGACCAAAGCCACCACAGGTTTACGACAGCTCCCAGCACAGCTCCCCAGCCACCCGCCCTTGGCTGGCACCACGCTAGGCACGCGATGCTCCACCGTCTCCCTCCACACCCGGGCCACATGCCACACTGAGTACAGTGTGGGCACACAGCAGGGCTCCATCCCAGTGGGGCCATGGACTGTCATCATTAACCCCACAAGCAGGGACTGCTGTCTCACAGGCAGGGAAATGAAGGTAggaagtgacttgctcagggtcaGCTGGTCGGCAGAAGACAGAGATGGGGGCGCTCAGAAAGGCCAGGACAGGTGGGGGAGACAGAGCGAGCCCGGAGCCCTTTCCTGTGTGTGTCAGCTCAGCAGGATCCGGAGGTCCTTGGTGACTGGGGACTGAGGAGCCCCAGAGGGAGGCGCTGGTATTTGCTATGTCCTGGCTGAGGCCCTGCAGGGGTGGGGAGGCCCATCCCAGGAAACGGAGGCTGCTCTTGCGCAAGGGCCAGTGAGGGAGCCCCACAAGTATGTGAGGGGTCCTCAGGGCCCTGCCAAGTCCCAGGCCCAGACTTGGAGCTTCAAGCCGCTGAGGTGCCCCTACCGCCACCCCTCAGGCCCACTCCCCTAATGCCAGCTTGACTTCCTGGCCCTCCCAGGCCCAGCAGACCCAGAAATCCAGCCTGGCTCCTGGGGCCTGCCCGCGGTCGGGGGGTATGGGTGGGaggctatttaaattttttttttttttttttttgagacggagtctcgctctatcaccaggctggagtgcagtggcatgatctgggctcactgcaacctttgcctcctagttcaagcgattctcctgcctcagcctcacgagtagctgggactacaggcatgtgccaccacacctggctaatttttgtgtttttagtagagatggggtttcaccatgttggccaggatggtcttgatctcttgacctcacgatccgcccgccttggcctcccaaagtgctgggattacaggcatgagccaccgtgcccggcaaaaaatattttttaaataaatgaattatgtgAGGAATTTCCTGCAGGAGACACCCTATCTGGGTGTCCCGAAACAGGGGTATGGGAGCTCAGGCATGGGGGCCGATCTTTAAGCACCTTCCCAGACCCCAAGACCGTCTGTCAGCAGCAGCTGTGCCCCAAAGCCCAGGCTCACTGTGTAAATCCCAACCCCAGGAGCCCCAGGCCACACCAGACCCCCTCTGCAGGCCGCTGTGAGCGTTCTCCATTGAGAAACATCTGCCCCACTAGACATCGGCCCCTCCCCCTGCAGCCTCCTGCCCCCATTAGCACCTGAATTGCAGCAAATGTGACCCAGAAACACCGCCTGGTGGATGCAGCCAGCGGGTGGAGCGTGGAGGGGGATGGGGTGGCCATGTGAACCCCTCACTCAGCCCCATTCCAAGGCCTCAAGTCCTGTCACCTTCCTCCAGCCTCCCTGGCggcccccactttacagatggcaCAACTGAGACTCGGGAGTGGAGGGCACACGGCTCCTCCCACGGGGCCCCTGGGAGCCACCGGAGGCCCCAGATGCTCCTGCCCCTCTGGGAACAGTCTTTCCCCAGACATTGCACTCTTCAAAGCTGCATTTTCAATTAACTGTGCCACTGAGAGATGTGGCCTGGGTGCCAGCTGGGTGCCAGGTTTTGAGGGCTGGGCTGAGTCCTGCAGGCAGGGCCGGCTTCCCACCGGACACCTACCTGCCCAGCCCCAGGCAGGGAGGGAACCCTGCGTGCAGATGTGGGACTGCCATGAATGTGGTTTTGCAAGTTTTGCCACATCCAGCCCTTGACACAAACAGGGCTGATGAGGGCTGTGGAGAGCAGGAGGGGAGCAGGGAGCTTCCTCCGGGTGGGGCTGCCTCGGGGCAGTGAGCTGGCCAACAGAAGCTGACTCatgccccccaaccccaccatacagatgtggaaactaagGCCAGAGGGACAGAGCAGCCTCCCACGTCCTGGGGTGAACACCACACAGGATCAGTGGCCTCCGCGACGGCTGGTAGAAGGGAAGTAGGCAAGGAGAGAGGAATGGACTTATCTGGATGGGATGGCCACTGCCATCCCAGACTGTCCCAAGCTTGGGACATTCTGATCCCCCTCCAGTCCCCAGGAAGCGGAGCCCCAGAGTCCTCTGGCTTCTAGTCCCTCCTGCAGGCCCTGGGATGGCTCCTCATGGAGAAACCAGGTTCCCAGTCCCCAGCTAGGCACAGATGGTACCGGGATGGCTGAGGCCATGACCCTACCCCTGTGAGGGGCACAGCTCAAAGGGCTCTGGCCTCACCCCCAGATACCAACAACCATGGGGTTAATCCTGGGGTCGGTGAATTCGGGAAGGCCAGGTAGCCTCTGGGCAGCACAAGCCAGGAGCACTACTGTCCTGTGGGTTAGGAGAGGCCCGGGGGAGTGGGTGCCAGACTGGGGCAGCATCACCTCCTACCCAGCTAGCCTGAAAGCTGGTGAACCGTGTGCACCCTCCCCAGTGCACCGGCAAAGGGACATGCCCCTGCCAGCCCCAGGAGAGCACCTAGTCGTGCACACGGAGTCCCCAAGCACACCTCTGAAGGGGATACACGCTCATCCCTGTGGTGTAGTGTAGGGCTCCGACACGCCACCCCTACACTCCAGGCCGTGTACACACATCACGCCGTGCCAGGCACGGGCGGCATCTGCACACCCGCCACATGTGTACGCGTTGATCACACACCAAACGCACCGGGGGGCTGCGCGTTCACACGCGCGCCAACGTGCCCGCAGGTCCACCACCTCCCCGGTGCTCGGCCGACGCCGTGGCGCGGTGCGTGCGTAAACACAAATGCACATGGACGTGTGCGCACGCCGCCGGCCGCCCACCAGGCACGCGGACCCTCGGACCACTCGCCCGGAGCGGCTCCGCCCTCCGGCCCAGCTCTGCCGAGGCCTGGGGCGTCCTCCTTCCGGCCGCCCGCCCGACTGTCCGTCCGCACCGCGGCGCCGCCCTGCCCTCGGCCGTTACCCGGACAAAAGGGGTGGGGGTGGTCCCCGTCTCGATCCCGGGGGACTCGGGGCCCCGCGGGGGCGGCGCATCCCCGACCGGTGGCCCGGTTCCCACCTCCGCCCGCCGCGAGCCCTCGGGATCCGGACGCCGGGCACCGCCGTCGGGAAAGCGGGTTGGGTCTGCGGCCCGGAGGGGGCGCACAGCCGGCACGCGTCCACGCCGTCCGCCCCCGCCCCGCGGCCACGCGGGACACACTCCGCCCGTGGCCCCGGCCCTCGCCCGGCTCCGGCGCCGCGCACCTCGAACTGCCAGTGGGCCGCCTGCAGCAGTTGCTTCGCCTGGTCGGCCGCGCAGCCTGCCGTCAGCACGAACTGGTTGATCATGACCTGGTGCTTGAGCTCGTCCATGTTCACGGACATGGCGCCGCCGCGCTGCCCGCTCCGGCCTCCCTCCGCCGCCCGCGCCTCCGCCTCACGCGTCCACCATTAGCGAGCCGGCTCCGGctaatacaaatatttactgtgcGGCTCTGACTCACCGCGCCTCGCCTCGCTCCGCCGGCGCCGCGGCATGCTGGGATATGTAGTCCCCACGCTGCGCCGGGCGCCCCGGGGGAGCGGGGCCGGCACCCCAGGGGACGCGAAGCCCGGGAAGGGGCGTGTCTGAGCACTGAGCGCCCGCTGTGCGGATGTCCGGGCTGTAACCCGAGCCGGGCGCGTCCACGTCGCCCTCGTTGCTCTCGGTGGCACCCGTGCCCCTGCTCTGGCACGGATGGGGGTCTGCTGGCGGGGGCCATGTCTGTGCATGGGCGCAAATGCCTGACCATAGGATCTTGGCCAAGGCCTGGGGACCGTGTCTGAACAGTGAGCGCCTTCTGTGTGTGGATGCCCGCGCCGTGACCAGGGTTGGGGGAGTCCACCTCGCCCTCGTTGCTCTAGGTGGCACCCGGTCCCTGCTCTGGCACGGATGGAGGTCCGCAGCCGGGGGCCTCAGATCTGTGCATAGGCGTCTTTGCCAAGGCCCAGGAACGGTGTCTGAAaactgagtgcctactgtgtgcaggcGCCTGAGCCGGGACCAGAGCCAGTCACGTCCACGTCGCCCTCGTTGCTCTCGGTGGCACCCACGCCCCTGCTCTGGCGGGAATTAGGACCCCAGAGGCCGGGGCCACAGATCTGTGCATGGGCGCAAACGCCAGGCCACAGACGTCTTTGCCATGCCCCGGGGACTGTGACTGAACGTTAAGCGCCTACTGTGCGCAGCTGTCCAGACCTTGACCAGAGCCAGGCACGTCCATGTCGCCCTCAGTGCTCTCGGTGGCATCCGTGCCCCTGCTCTGGCACGAATTGGGGTCCCAAGGTGGGGCATACAGATCTGTGCATGGGCGCAAACGCCGGGCCACAGGCGTCTTTGCTAAGACCTAGGGACCCTGAACCCCTCTGTGTTTGGCATTGCTCTGTGTTAAATAGTAGGCACACCCTTAAGAGAGGGGTCTCTAGGAATTTTGGCCCAAATCGGCTGGTCTAGGCTGAAAGGCCTGGCACACTGTAGGCGCCGACAAATACTcgttcagtgaatgaatgaatgagccacTTAAAAGCTCCGCTGCGGGTCACCGCCTGTAGCTAGCCTCCTAGCTCTCCTCACTCAATCTCTCATCGCCCACTCGTGGCGTGGGTCCTTCCTAGCCTGGCTCTGGGCTAGGCTCTGGGCCTGCCCCACTGTAGCCCCATGACCCTCTGGACGGCGCCTGGGACAGGCTGGAGGGCCAGCAGCCCCTGGTGCTTCGGGGTCCCCCTCCCAGCAGTTCTCCCGCTTTCCCACGCAAAATCTCGTGCTCTTTGCCGGAAATCTCGGCCCTCAGCGGGCGGGCGCCAGGGCCCGGCAGAGCCAGTTCCGGAGCGGGCTCCAAACTCCCATTCCCAGAATGCGTCGGTTTATTTGCATCGTTTGGTCTCGGTGACGTCAGCTGAGTGAGGTCGTGCCTCGACCAATGGATAGCCTCTGGGTGTTAGGACCTGGCCATATAAGGTAAACAAAGCTGGTCGCCCAATGAAGAGGCGGCGGGGGCGGGCGCTGGGCCGGGGAGGCCGGGGGCGGAGCCGGGGGCGGGGCGACCAGGCGGTGTTTACAGACCGGCACATGGCGCTTCCGGTTGACGTTGCTGACAGCTAGTGAGGATTTAGCCGGCTTCGAGCGCCCGGGGGCGGTGAGGCGCGATCACAGCAGCTCTCGGTGACCTTGGTCCGGCTCCTTGCGCCCCCTGGCCCCAGCCTCCTTCGTTGAGACACTATTTGTTGAGTCTTTCCTCTGTTCGTGACCCTGACCTAGCCTGGGGCGACAGAAGAGCAATAGCCGGGTGGGGGCTGTGAGGACGGCTGGGGTCGGGATCGAATTTCGGAAACCCGGAGGACGAGTGTAGCCTTGCAAGATGGAAAATGCCCTCCCGCGCTggcgtggtggcctgtaatcccagctactcggggccgaggagggaggattgcctaGGTCCAGGACTTGGAGAACACGCCTCTACAgagatttaaattttaagaaaattagctggtttcgggtcgggcgcagtggctaacgcctgtaatcccagcactttgggaggccgaggctggcggatcacctgaggtcaggaattcgagaccagcctgaccaacacggcgaaaccccttctctactaaaaatacaaacactagccgggcgtggtggcagtcgcctgtattcccagctactccagaagctgaggcaggagaatcgcttgaacccggaaggcggaggttgcagtgagccgcgatcgcgccactgccctccagcctgggccacagagcaagactctgtctcaaaaaaaaaaacaaacaaacaaaacaacaacaacaaaaaaacagaattagctgggttccatggctcacacctgtaagtaatctcaacactttcggaggtcgagatgggcggatcacttaagtccaggagtttgcgaccagtctgagcaacatagtgagaccctcgtctctacaaaaaataaaaaataaaaaaaaattggccgggcacggtggctcacgcctgtaatcctagcgctttgggaggccgaggcaggcggatctcttgaggttaggagtttcagaccagcctggtcaacatggtcaaaccatctctactaaaaatacaaaaattagccggacatggtggcgcacgcctgtagtcccagctactggggaggctgaggcagaattgcttgaactcaggaggtggaggttgcagtgagctgagatagcgccattgcattccagcctgggggacagagcaagaccttctcaaaaaaaaaaaaaaaaaaaaaaaaaaaaattctggagtcccagctacagattgaggtaggaggattgcttgagcctgggaagtcagaggctgcagtgagccgtgattgtgcctgggggacagagcaagaccctgtcgccaaaaaataaaaaatgccctAGGGAGGCCGGCACTGGCCCTGCGGGTGAGTTAGGGGATACTGAAGTGTTTAAACATCTGGTCCCTTGTACACGTTGGGATcactgtggctgtggctgtgctGGGATCAGATGGTGGTGGAGAGCTCCGGTCTGAACTAGGCGATGTGCTTGATGTGTCTGGTTCCAGGGGAGTCTGCCCTGCctttggaattggatggaatggagggAACTGCCTCAAGCTGCGGCTCCTACCCGGGCCCGTCAAGCCTGACCAAGGACTCTCTCATTGGGTGGTGAGAGGAGGACAGTAGGGGAACTAGTGGACTGGACCTGAAATGTCCTGGGGTGGGAGGGTAGGGTGGTGGGGAAGGCTGGGGCACTGAGATAGCGGAGAGGGCTGGGGAGGTAAGGGAGTCAGGGTGCAGTGGAGTTGGTCTctgagggctggggctgggagccTGGCCTATGGGCAAGGGGCGGACACTGAGTCTTGGCTTTTCCCAGGCAGGCACTTAGCCTTGGCAGAAGCCACCTGACCACGGGAAATACAATTTAAACTTCTTTCCTGCTGCTTGGGGATCACTTAGGGGCCATAGTATTTTGTAAACCCTGATGGTTCCAAGAGATGTTTGCTCTTGCTAAGAGTTGCTCCTTAACCTTTGCAAAGTTAATATGCATGAATTAATATGGGCAAAGTGCTCCATAGGGTAGGCCCACAGTAAAAACCAGCTCTGAATGTGATTCGCGCTGTAATAATTACCACTGGGATGACAACACAGTGTGGTAGAAGGTGGGTAGGTCCAGGAGCTAGACAGACCTGGGTGTCAGGCTTGACTCCGCTGCTTAATGACTTAATGCTTAATGTTGAGCGAGTTACCAGAGCTCTGGGCTTCACTTTCTCGCTGGCGGGGCTGAGTTCTGGCTTTCCTGCTGTGGAAGATGAATGCCTGTAAGGTGCATAGTGCGGGGCCTGGTGCTAGTTGCACAGTTCTAGTGCTCTCACCTCTTTGCCTCCATCTGGACCACTCTGGGAAGCCCtagccctattttacagataaaactgGGGCTGGAATCCAGCCTTACCTTCTGACGTTCAGAACCTGTGGAGAAGAGCGGGCACCCATGATGCATTTCTGGCAAGGGAGGAGGGACACTGTCCCGGCAGGGCCCACTGAGGGCTTGCCTTGCATAGAGAGGCAGGAAGTGCCTTCACCCCTCCTTCCACCATCGTCCAGGTACCACTCAGCTGCCTGCCCAGGCTTGCCCAGCTCAGGAGGAGCTGTCTCAGGCCAGAAGGCTGGCAAGAGTTGGGCAGGTGGGGCTGGCAGAGTCAAAGGTCACCCTACTGGTCTCCATGCAaccccctcacc is a window encoding:
- the UBALD1 gene encoding UBA-like domain-containing protein 1 isoform X3, encoding MSVNMDELKHQVMINQFVLTAGCAADQAKQLLQAAHWQFEVRGAGAGRGPGPRAECVPRGRGAGADGVDACRLCAPSGPQTQPAFPTAVPGVRIPRARGGRRQPSAPFSRRPTSPTATTTTR